From one Polyangia bacterium genomic stretch:
- the gatA gene encoding Asp-tRNA(Asn)/Glu-tRNA(Gln) amidotransferase subunit GatA, with the protein MAAIADGVRAGKLRARDVAAAYLDRIERFNHALGAYLLVDGEGALRQAAAVDSAVAAGRDPGPLAGVPLGVKDIFVTHGLETTCASKILRGFVPPFESTVTDRLGKAGAVTLGKVNMDEFAMGSSNENSARGLVRNPWSLQHIPGGSSGGSAAAVAASLCAGALGTDTGGSIRQPAAMCGVAGMKPTYGRVSRYGVVAFASSLDHPGPFGRTVEDVAALLEVMAGVDPLDATSIPAPVGAYRKAVQSGRGGGLKGLRLGVPEEYFQPGMDAEIEAAVRAALDDLGRAGAELLPVSLPHTKYAIATYYLICTAEASSNLARYDGVRYGLRAADAKSLEELYARTRGEGFGWEPKRRIMLGTYVLRAGYYEAYYGKALRVRRKIADDFTVAFTKCDAIVTPTSPVPAFRFGERMGDPLQMYLADIMTVAPNLAGIPALSQSCGFTKAGLPIGLQIIGPALGEEICFRVGGAYEARTDWHTRLPPEPATQTSSERAS; encoded by the coding sequence ATCGCCGCCATCGCCGACGGCGTGCGGGCCGGTAAGTTGCGCGCGCGCGACGTGGCGGCGGCCTATCTGGATCGCATCGAACGCTTCAACCACGCGCTCGGCGCCTACCTGCTGGTCGACGGCGAGGGCGCCTTGCGCCAGGCCGCCGCCGTTGACAGCGCCGTCGCCGCCGGCCGCGATCCCGGTCCGCTGGCCGGCGTGCCCCTCGGGGTGAAGGACATCTTCGTCACCCATGGCCTCGAGACCACCTGCGCCTCGAAGATCTTGCGCGGCTTCGTGCCGCCCTTTGAATCGACGGTGACCGACCGCCTGGGCAAGGCCGGCGCGGTCACCCTGGGCAAGGTGAACATGGACGAGTTCGCCATGGGCTCATCGAATGAGAACAGCGCGCGCGGCCTCGTGCGCAATCCCTGGTCGTTGCAGCACATCCCGGGTGGATCGTCGGGCGGCTCGGCGGCGGCGGTGGCGGCGTCGCTATGCGCGGGCGCTCTCGGCACTGACACCGGCGGGTCGATTCGTCAGCCGGCCGCCATGTGCGGCGTGGCCGGGATGAAGCCGACGTACGGCCGGGTGTCGCGCTATGGCGTCGTCGCCTTCGCGTCGTCGCTGGATCATCCGGGACCGTTCGGGCGAACAGTGGAAGACGTCGCCGCGTTGCTTGAAGTGATGGCCGGCGTCGATCCGCTGGACGCCACAAGCATCCCGGCGCCGGTGGGCGCGTATCGAAAGGCGGTGCAGTCGGGCCGCGGCGGCGGCCTCAAGGGCCTGCGCCTGGGCGTCCCCGAAGAATATTTTCAACCCGGCATGGACGCCGAGATCGAAGCGGCCGTGCGCGCTGCGCTGGACGATCTCGGCCGCGCTGGCGCCGAGCTCTTGCCGGTGTCGCTGCCGCACACCAAGTACGCCATCGCCACGTACTATCTGATCTGCACCGCCGAAGCGTCGTCGAACCTGGCTCGCTACGACGGCGTTCGCTATGGCCTGCGCGCCGCCGACGCCAAATCACTGGAAGAGCTGTACGCCCGCACCCGCGGCGAGGGTTTTGGCTGGGAACCCAAGCGCCGCATCATGCTGGGCACTTACGTCCTGCGCGCCGGTTATTACGAGGCGTATTACGGCAAGGCGCTGCGCGTGCGGCGCAAGATCGCCGACGATTTCACGGTGGCGTTCACGAAGTGCGACGCCATCGTCACGCCGACGTCGCCGGTGCCAGCGTTCCGTTTCGGCGAGCGCATGGGCGATCCCTTGCAGATGTACCTGGCCGACATCATGACCGTGGCGCCCAACCTGGCGGGCATCCCGGCGCTGTCGCAAAGCTGCGGTTTCACCAAGGCCGGTCTGCCCATTGGCCTGCAGATCATCGGGCCGGCCCTGGGCGAGGAGATCTGTTTTCGCGTCGGCGGCGCGTACGAAGCGCGCACCGACTGGCACACTCGGCTGCCGCCCGAGCCGGCGACGCAGACGTCTTCGGAGAGAGCGTCATGA
- the gatC gene encoding Asp-tRNA(Asn)/Glu-tRNA(Gln) amidotransferase subunit GatC, protein MSRIKPEEVREIATLARLRLTDQEVDRMTVDLDAILGYVAALKELDTADVEPMTHAVPFDCPLRPDATAPSLPLEEALRNAPRREASFFQVPRIIASGSGGSGEDLP, encoded by the coding sequence ATGTCACGGATAAAGCCCGAGGAAGTGCGCGAGATCGCGACGTTGGCGCGTTTACGTCTGACCGATCAAGAAGTCGACCGGATGACGGTCGATCTTGACGCCATCCTGGGCTACGTCGCCGCCCTGAAAGAGCTGGACACCGCCGACGTCGAGCCGATGACCCACGCCGTCCCGTTCGACTGCCCGCTGCGGCCGGATGCCACGGCGCCGTCGCTGCCGCTGGAAGAAGCGTTGCGGAACGCCCCGCGCCGCGAAGCCAGCTTCTTCCAGGTCCCGCGCATCATCGCTTCCGGCAGTGGTGGCAGCGGCGAGGATCTGCCGTGA
- a CDS encoding PilZ domain-containing protein, with protein MAHVRRDSRTHRRATLLLPVRVSDPSKRVAGGIGFESAEISSGGAFLPSELLLEVGELLCVEFALPNGRNIRAQARVVHTSRGSGDEPSGFGVEFVEIASDDRAALEQQLNS; from the coding sequence ATGGCGCACGTCCGGCGCGACAGCCGCACCCATCGCCGCGCCACCCTGCTGCTTCCAGTTCGGGTCAGCGACCCCAGCAAGCGCGTCGCCGGCGGCATCGGCTTCGAGTCGGCGGAGATCTCCAGCGGCGGCGCCTTCCTGCCGTCGGAGCTGCTGCTGGAGGTGGGCGAACTTTTGTGCGTCGAGTTCGCCCTGCCGAACGGCCGCAACATCAGGGCCCAGGCCCGGGTGGTTCATACCTCGCGCGGCAGTGGCGACGAACCGAGCGGCTTCGGCGTCGAGTTTGTAGAGATCGCTTCCGACGACCGCGCCGCCCTGGAACAGCAGCTCAATAGTTAG
- a CDS encoding diacylglycerol kinase family protein has product MIAVFVNPSARANRRDPRLAAKFQTILGGDGQVLAPRSLDELDQIAAGLRASSPSVIAIHGGDGTLHKTLSALINGWAGAPLPPVAILCGGTMNVVASSLGLRERPEVMLAQLVEAQRAGRPFNTLRKRCVQVGDRYGFIFGNGLLANFLTEYYGPNGYGPMRAIWILLRCFASAVVVGRFSRRLFRRFEGRVVVDGQPLSWPRFVSIGAATVREVGLGFKLYNRADDDPDRFGVLAIHAGPLALLPDMPAVHAGRGIPPERAYATTATTLDVSSEALQMTYTIDGDLYHTSAPIHVAVGPAIEFIKPERRRLLAPAASDTMIKLP; this is encoded by the coding sequence GTGATCGCGGTCTTCGTCAACCCCAGCGCCCGCGCGAACCGGCGTGACCCGCGGTTGGCGGCCAAGTTCCAGACCATCCTGGGCGGCGACGGTCAGGTGCTGGCCCCACGCTCGCTGGATGAACTGGACCAAATCGCCGCCGGCCTGCGGGCGTCGTCACCGTCGGTGATCGCCATTCACGGCGGCGACGGCACCTTGCACAAGACGCTGAGCGCCCTCATCAATGGGTGGGCTGGCGCGCCCCTGCCACCCGTGGCCATCCTGTGCGGCGGCACCATGAACGTGGTGGCGTCGTCGCTGGGCCTGCGCGAACGACCCGAGGTGATGCTGGCCCAGCTGGTCGAGGCCCAGCGCGCCGGACGGCCGTTCAACACCCTGCGCAAGCGCTGCGTGCAGGTCGGCGATCGCTACGGGTTTATCTTCGGCAACGGCCTGCTGGCGAACTTCCTGACCGAATATTACGGTCCCAACGGCTATGGCCCGATGCGGGCGATCTGGATCCTGCTGCGTTGTTTTGCCTCGGCGGTGGTGGTGGGACGGTTTTCGCGCCGGCTGTTCCGGCGTTTTGAGGGCCGGGTTGTGGTCGATGGCCAGCCGCTGTCGTGGCCGCGCTTTGTCTCCATCGGCGCCGCCACCGTGCGCGAGGTGGGGCTGGGATTCAAGCTCTACAACCGGGCCGACGATGATCCCGATCGATTTGGCGTGCTGGCCATTCACGCCGGTCCCCTGGCGCTTTTGCCTGATATGCCAGCCGTCCACGCCGGCCGCGGCATCCCTCCCGAACGCGCCTACGCCACCACCGCCACCACCTTGGACGTCAGCAGCGAGGCACTCCAGATGACGTACACGATAGACGGCGACCTTTACCACACATCAGCCCCCATCCACGTCGCGGTAGGTCCGGCGATCGAATTCATCAAGCCTGAACGACGGCGTTTGCTCGCGCCGGCCGCCAGCGATACCATGATCAAGCTGCCATGA
- a CDS encoding Stp1/IreP family PP2C-type Ser/Thr phosphatase, whose translation MRVRFAGDTNVGMKRAHNEDSFYLPESERLAIVADGMGGHASGEVASRMAVETISGFFKATQDEQQMTWPFKVDRGHRYDVNRMVTAIKLANLKIHEQAQKDPRCHGMGTTVVSTLFLDGAIVVGHVGDSRLYRRREGSFEQITEDHSLLNDYIKMKHLSPEEIAAFPHKNVIVRALGMKDTVQVDVHVDSPRLGDVYLLCSDGLSGMITDPQMAHILAEERDLDVLCERLISMANKNGGLDNITVVAIRVEEA comes from the coding sequence ATGCGGGTCCGTTTCGCCGGCGATACCAATGTCGGGATGAAGCGCGCCCACAACGAAGATTCGTTCTATTTGCCCGAAAGCGAGCGCCTGGCCATCGTCGCCGATGGCATGGGCGGACACGCCTCGGGCGAGGTGGCCAGCCGGATGGCGGTGGAGACCATCTCCGGTTTCTTCAAGGCCACCCAGGATGAGCAGCAGATGACCTGGCCGTTCAAGGTGGATCGCGGCCACCGCTATGACGTCAACCGGATGGTCACGGCGATCAAGTTGGCCAATCTGAAGATCCACGAGCAGGCGCAGAAAGATCCGCGCTGCCACGGCATGGGCACCACGGTGGTGTCGACGCTGTTTCTCGACGGCGCCATCGTGGTCGGGCACGTCGGTGACAGTCGGCTTTACCGGCGGCGCGAAGGATCGTTCGAACAGATCACCGAAGATCACTCGCTGCTGAACGACTACATCAAGATGAAGCACCTGTCGCCCGAGGAGATCGCCGCCTTCCCGCACAAGAACGTCATCGTGCGGGCCCTGGGGATGAAGGACACCGTGCAGGTCGATGTGCACGTCGACAGCCCGCGCCTGGGCGACGTCTATCTGCTTTGCTCGGACGGCCTGTCAGGGATGATCACCGACCCGCAGATGGCCCACATCCTGGCGGAAGAGCGCGACCTAGACGTGCTGTGCGAACGGCTGATCTCCATGGCCAACAAGAACGGCGGCCTGGACAACATCACTGTCGTGGCCATCCGGGTCGAAGAAGCGTAG
- a CDS encoding SxtJ family membrane protein — MAKASARLNLPEDLRRHQAVEGSSNRSFGLLFAAVLAALALAPLRHHHPVRWWAAGSAGGFLLLALAAPRVLRPLNVVWLRLGLLMGRIVTPITLGVMFYAVFTPLGWVMRAAGKNLLGLRRPPDAQSYWIPRPPGENPGAAMNRQF, encoded by the coding sequence ATGGCCAAAGCCTCCGCTCGCCTGAACCTGCCCGAGGATTTGCGGCGCCACCAAGCAGTGGAAGGCTCGTCCAATCGATCGTTCGGCCTGCTGTTCGCGGCGGTGCTGGCGGCGCTGGCGCTGGCGCCGCTGCGCCACCACCACCCGGTGCGCTGGTGGGCGGCGGGGAGCGCGGGCGGATTCTTGCTGCTGGCTCTGGCAGCGCCACGGGTGCTGCGGCCGCTGAACGTGGTTTGGTTGCGTCTAGGCCTGCTCATGGGCCGCATCGTCACGCCCATCACCTTGGGCGTGATGTTCTATGCCGTGTTCACGCCGCTTGGTTGGGTGATGCGCGCGGCCGGGAAAAATCTGCTGGGCCTGCGCCGGCCGCCGGACGCCCAGAGCTACTGGATCCCTCGGCCGCCGGGCGAAAACCCGGGGGCCGCGATGAACCGGCAATTCTAA
- a CDS encoding DUF5989 family protein: MLSFVRDFFSFLRSRKKMWIVPLAVVMLLLGALLVFAQGSAIAPFIYTLF; this comes from the coding sequence ATGCTGTCCTTCGTTCGCGACTTTTTCTCTTTCCTGCGCAGCCGCAAGAAGATGTGGATCGTGCCGCTGGCGGTGGTGATGTTGCTCCTGGGCGCCCTGCTGGTGTTCGCCCAGGGCTCGGCCATCGCGCCCTTCATCTACACGTTGTTTTAA
- a CDS encoding carbamoyltransferase, whose translation MRILGISALYHDSAAALVVDGRLVAAAQEERFTRKKHDAGFPAHAIRYCLDVAGVPMQDIDHIAFYDKPFLKFERLLETYLAFAPRGFRSFRLAMPLWLREKLFQKDLVLKELRRLAPDAHGLDRKLLFGEHHLSHAASAFFPSPFEEAAILTMDGVGEWTTTSLAVGQGKDIRILKELRFPHSLGLLYSAFTYYTGFKVNSGEYKVMGLAPYGRPRFAQRIFENLIDVKEDGSFFLNMAYFDFCTGLRMTNQAFADLFGGPARTGEQLLTQTHMDLAASIQAVTEEIVLRLTRSIAAETGLSNLCLAGGVALNCVANGKVLRDGRFKRLWIQPAAGDAGGAVGAALSGYHLYAGKPRAVSGSDGIRDGMSGAYLGPSFAPADIEAALTAAGGKFIVLPEDQLVDAAAADLARERALGWFQGRMEFGPRALGNRSILADARSPRMQSVLNLKVKYRESFRPFAPVVLRNDLADWFEMDADSPYMLLVADVAARRRRPMSAEEEVLFGIEKLNVPRSDIPAVTHVDYSARVQTVHADTNPRFHQLLSNFKRRTGCPVLVNTSFNVRGEPIVCTPTDAFRCFMGTEIESLAVGNCYLRKEDQDPKLRLDYNARFELD comes from the coding sequence GTGCGGATCCTGGGCATATCGGCGCTTTACCATGACAGCGCCGCGGCGCTGGTGGTCGACGGAAGGCTGGTGGCCGCCGCCCAGGAAGAACGATTCACGCGCAAGAAGCACGACGCTGGCTTTCCCGCCCACGCCATTCGCTATTGCCTGGACGTGGCGGGCGTCCCGATGCAGGACATCGACCACATCGCCTTTTACGACAAACCGTTCCTGAAGTTCGAACGCCTGCTGGAGACCTACCTGGCCTTCGCACCGCGCGGCTTCCGATCGTTTCGCCTGGCGATGCCGCTGTGGCTGCGCGAAAAGTTGTTTCAAAAAGATCTGGTGTTGAAAGAGCTGCGCCGACTGGCCCCCGACGCCCACGGCCTTGACCGCAAGCTGCTGTTCGGCGAGCACCATTTAAGCCACGCGGCCAGCGCGTTCTTTCCTTCGCCCTTCGAAGAGGCGGCCATCCTGACCATGGACGGCGTCGGCGAATGGACCACCACCTCGCTGGCGGTGGGCCAGGGCAAAGACATCCGCATCCTGAAAGAGCTGCGCTTTCCGCACTCGCTGGGCCTGCTGTATTCGGCGTTCACCTATTACACCGGCTTCAAGGTCAACTCGGGCGAGTACAAGGTGATGGGCCTGGCGCCGTACGGGCGGCCGCGCTTCGCCCAGCGCATCTTCGAAAATCTGATCGACGTCAAGGAAGACGGGTCGTTCTTCCTGAACATGGCGTACTTCGATTTTTGCACCGGGCTGCGCATGACCAATCAGGCGTTCGCCGATCTGTTCGGCGGCCCGGCGCGCACCGGCGAGCAGTTGTTGACCCAGACACACATGGATCTGGCGGCGTCGATCCAGGCGGTCACCGAGGAGATCGTCCTGCGTTTGACCCGATCGATCGCCGCCGAGACCGGGCTTTCCAACCTGTGCCTGGCGGGCGGCGTGGCCTTGAACTGCGTGGCCAACGGCAAGGTGCTGCGCGACGGCCGGTTCAAACGCCTCTGGATCCAGCCGGCGGCCGGGGACGCCGGCGGCGCGGTGGGCGCCGCGCTCAGCGGCTATCACCTTTACGCGGGCAAACCGCGAGCGGTGAGTGGATCAGACGGCATCCGCGACGGAATGTCCGGCGCATATCTGGGCCCGTCGTTCGCGCCGGCCGACATCGAAGCCGCGCTGACCGCCGCTGGCGGCAAATTTATCGTGCTGCCCGAAGACCAGCTCGTCGACGCCGCCGCGGCCGATCTGGCCAGGGAGCGGGCCCTCGGTTGGTTTCAGGGACGGATGGAGTTCGGGCCGCGCGCCCTGGGCAACCGATCGATCCTGGCCGACGCCCGCTCGCCGCGCATGCAGTCGGTGCTCAATTTGAAGGTGAAATACCGCGAATCGTTCCGGCCCTTCGCCCCGGTGGTCCTGCGCAACGATCTCGCCGACTGGTTCGAGATGGACGCCGACAGCCCGTACATGTTGCTGGTGGCCGACGTGGCGGCGCGCCGCCGCCGGCCGATGTCCGCCGAAGAAGAAGTCCTGTTCGGGATCGAGAAGCTGAATGTTCCGCGCTCGGACATTCCGGCTGTCACGCACGTCGACTACTCGGCGCGCGTGCAGACCGTGCACGCCGACACCAACCCGCGCTTTCACCAGCTGCTGTCCAATTTCAAACGCCGCACCGGCTGTCCGGTGCTGGTCAACACCAGCTTCAACGTGCGCGGCGAACCGATCGTCTGCACCCCGACC